One Styela clava chromosome 4, kaStyClav1.hap1.2, whole genome shotgun sequence genomic window, AAACAATAACTATAAATGCAATACAAAAAAACACGAGCTGTAGAGATGTAAATATAATGTTATATCGAACGATTCGAAATACAGTACAAAGGACGATATAGACGGAGACTACTAAATGAATTCAAACCACAATTCTATGAGGGCAATGTAATCTTAAACTGCCATAACAAGATATATAATCTTAAACTGCCATAACAAGAAATAAAATCTTGAACTGCTACCACCAAAAATGTAATCCTAAACATCTTACTGAGCTTAGAGGTACGATGATAAACCTAATACGACACGTGAAAGATAAAAAGGCGACACGTTGGATGCAAGAAAAACAACACAGTAATGATGACGACGACGCGATAGCGATAATCATCACGATGACGATATACAATTGAACGAGCCCGAACTAAACTAAAACTTAGGAccacgcggactgccgacaTGGGTGCTTCAGTGGAAGATGTATACTTCGTAGTGTTTTGTAGCCTACTTACTCCGTCATAtatacagtggtgggattcaaattttttgtcaggcGGATCCTTCACAAAAGgtatatttttcagccggttcaaACAGAACATtgtcagtaaccagtaatgctaactggttcgctgatctcataaaatttcgtgagacggttctatagaaccggtgcgacacggctgaatcccaccactgtgtATATACCGCGGAGTCAGATAAGGTTTACCAAGTTGCGCGTTTAGCGTTTTGTGCTTCGGTtacaccaatgacattaaacaacatgataggcaactctgacgtcactccataagactacaggcgaaagattgtatttcatgatacgctccaatgcacatatttctcgtcgcctttcgcgtccgttttccgctcgcttttgctactcggcgtcttttttacgtgtagtacctgtcTTTTTgggcctgtaacgaaacaaaataatctctatatctaagaagttttgctcacttggaaaactggaatggcaggcaagctgtaaagagcaattctggacatcatagacgtttttttttatcagagaagattacaaacgcgatagcggaaagatttgtgtggaacattttgcagataatgacaaagttcaaagttagtaattttaatgtttgcgcttaatcattgaaatttcatttaaagagggtgtcatacaaaactgtgctgtgatacaattccgtaacacaaagtttgcacctatcgaacttgcttttgtaggtgaatttattagacatactacatattcagttaatcgtaggtaacattgctggtacataatgcatcgtagataggtttgtttaaatttaggaatttagctcatagcccactaattaatattatcttctatgcggTAGGTTGCAGGGCTTAATTCAAATTGCAGCCTTACCGaccacctgacgatgctcatttagtttggctcaagcaagtcttcttgaaatgcttgtgtggatggaaactacctatattttttgccttcctccgattttagacaaatttattatgagggatttcgcatataattctcattgattgttggctgtttataattcctattgattgtgaattctgattataacaaagagttgaaaaattttttatctaatttactggcacctttttttGTCAATACttcaagctgaggtaataaacaagacattACTTTTATGTcacctggaagcaaaatatgcacactaattaatagtttggcacattgagataatacatcatgacagaaaatacaagttaaagatatgtatgaccatcacatggtaattaaaattaaaaaaaattaataggggctgtggagtatgaaaagttcaagacaaagaaaagaacaaatgttcatagctcatgaactctcaattttgcctccattgctttgtgaaggccaatatatttcgagtggctgaattggtttacctttatgatagcaacgattttgtatttaatatagcgagattatttcaatttaattgaagtgatattatttcccaaagcaatgcttgaatcgtctagaatagatcagtggtgtcaaacttatgggttttcgagagccgcattgcattttggaaattgtaaaaagagccgcaaacaggttttgataatgtataattaaaagatatttttaagatagttttagtttgtgacatatattgtgatgcaactaaacagttttattattttcttcaatttcaaatgcaattacatattaatatttgcattccactattattgcaacatttgcaagttactgtatttattataaaaaatcataaaattctatgtacaaccatcaaaatcatttttgaacactaaaaactaaaaataacttaatttaaatatatgaacctaaaattaacaaaaatactacagtataaactcaatgttttaataattacatttgtcctgacgtttggcatcttttttgtgtcaccagcatactaaggccaggctgaaatgattttatagtaccaactctaactaacgaggccacatgatcatgggttaatctggatctttgcgaatgtttaattaattccagtaatgcaaataagttacttttatcatttcatgtacggatcagtaaaaaaacaaatgacagattttttcgacaagatatttcgcaccacattgcgtggcataggattgcttgaattattattgatattgatttttagtaactaagtcgttgtataattatattaatatacaaacacatggaaattttctgttcgaagttggtcttcgaatttgtcatattgactgctgagcttattgtgttttttcattgtattgatggaaatatgacaaattaaacaatgtgattcagaattttgtgaaaagcagaaatgttacaactcccattttcttcgaaaatgccaccttcttcatgtactttgcgtttaatttaataacTCAAGtgtttattcaagtattcttttgcacgcttgatgtgtatttttaattgggtcaaattgtggacaaaaaaaattaatattccaaaactactttcagtaaattgttttctgtgtgaataatcaatttcactttaaaaggtttgaaaaatctattacatttagataaaaaaaacttccaaaatactattacaattattgttaagcgttcgagggccgcactggaagttctctggggccgcgagtttgagacccctggtctagattgaagttgtccaaaaaatatatgatagtattttatcatgaatgatgattatacccctttccggaatttcttctatagtactaccaaaagttgatgaaccaaatataacacaggtgcagtgagttacccgtaatcctcattttccaaagctgttttaagtatgtctggcgtgttttgtgcctttttacaaataagaccgagTATGTAATTTTCAATGTCAAatgtcaaatgtctttgcatgtcACTGATATgacgccagacttctgatatctccccttctgctatagttgtcctgtgaataaataataggaaattgagattagacgaatagttgaaagttttgctttatgtcggcttaatttcttgattgatatacttactatttctgctattgcctcttgtgctgcaggagtctcacaatgcttagacaggtttgtccacaactttcacatctgaagaaggagaggagatttattaattttcgttaagaataaataaagcagtctatatgatttagaatggaatagctaataaatccaatatctcatgttttatgtaaaaaatattttactgaatttggtatataaaccatctaataaaagggtttagtcagaaaattacaagcattcgtggctccaaatacttgagagatcagattatacaatatagaccggtatgagtgaaatgttaggtgaacttgttaacactttgattcaatacgcaaataaaagtgaatgcgcaatagtatgttacaatgagccgtaatcaacaatgagtatatatcctcactgattaaaaaaatctaactggaggtgcatgaactatttgaaaccataaggggtaagtaaatatgtaatttcggcaaatgggcaaccacgtaccgtactgaattaataacttcgtagtatttgacaaagcctgactttcccacatgtacttaacagtgcgatgcccgggtgtgatatacaacaatagtatttaccttacctttttccgatttctttttaccttaactttccaaaatatcattaaaatcgacaacaactgccaaagcaggcacgaacaccatttgtgctacgccttgaaagcagcacacatccgctcgttttcgtttcgtcaagtatgtgcattggagcgtgctatcgaatacgatcttcggacaaaaatgccggagttgcgcatcatgttgttttatGTCATTGGTTACACGGAATGCATATATTGGTGTCAATGACAGTACGTAAATATGCAGGATCGATCCGCCTGTGGTAAAAAGGAAAATATCCAGTTCGTACGTAACGggcatattgcaaaataaaaataactgatACTCGTTGTCAGACGTAACTTGATACAGGTTTTTGCCTAACTTCACTCAAACGGGACACAAGTGCAAAAATCAAGGGCTTCGTACAATTTTTTAGAACATCTTCAGTTCGCGAATAAGAGTGAAAATATCACTGAATGTTACATGTGATCATTGAATGTTGTACAAAGAATTATGTATGACGATGTCAGTATAGCGGTTGGCACCGAGACCCAAAACAAGTTAAAAGCAAATACGGCCAAGTATTTAGGTGGAGTCGAACTTTATAAGTTCCCCCCTTTTTTCAAACAATCGTGTAACAAACACGGTTAAATTACATGCCATTGGATTTTGGCCAAAAAGACTACCAGTACTTACTTACCTATTTTCATTTGAACAGTTTGACCTGAACATCCTTGCAATAACAAGACGAACAAAGTGATTTCCAGTGAAGCATAATGGAATAGTTTATGGGATATCATACTTATATCATTTTAAAACTGTAAAGGTTAGACAAAAATTTTACCGCTTAATcaccaataaatataaattcaaagtACATTCATTTGACACTTTATTTCCACCTCTCAGATCCCATAAGTTCCGTCATTACCTATAGCTTTTGCACATTCTGCAGTTTACGATAGGAAGAATGAAACTTTGCTGTGTTCCACAATGTCGAATATATGCTttaagagaaaagcgatttctttaAAACGTGTCGAAGAACAAGactaagaacaacataacaacaaaacgatcgctatgtccatttcgtgtccaataatatgtTGATGTAGTCAAGTGTCGCCAAATTCGCTTagtaaaaatttcaacattgttGAAACTTGTGAAGGCTGTACAACAAATGGATAAAAACAAATTGGTACCGGTATGGTCAGTCATCAGCTGTGCACCAAGTTTGTTGGAAAGATCGGCGGACAATTACGGCTGGGAAGTGTAACGGAATCATGTGTATTAATATTCTATAAATAGTGTTCTCAGGAgtttaaatgaagtaaaaaattaTGGGTGAAATAAAGGCATGCGTATCAATcagtaaaaaatttgaaaaatcaaggTAATAGTCCCCAGTGGCTTCATCCATTTCTGAATATTGACAAATTTACAGTTATTCTTTCACTAGCGattttttccataattcatTCTGTTGATGTGCAATATTTAACTTATCCTGCCACCAGTCTATAGGACCTAAaatcattgatatatatatatatataaattttctatatgcacaacatattttatttctggGTTAAATATATGTACATACAACTGATTAAAATTTGCACCATACTTCAAATCACAAAGAGTACGTGATATTTTATGTCATATTGagtgttttattataataacataatacaatataattatgcaatgaatatatatgctataattcatttacaaaaaatgaataaataaattattgttgtaCATGTCCtaataaatatgtgataaataattttttagaagtaatagaatattattaaataaattaatttaatgaaTAAATAGAATTTGCAATAGATAATATTAAAAAGTATAAGATAGTTGAATTCAATGTTCCATGTTTTGTTTCAAAAGACAGCCTTTTTATTTCATGTTTGAATCAATCCAGTCACGATATCCTGATACCTGAAATGTTAAATTGAATCTTTAGAAAATCGAATTAAAATCCTGGATGCTATCCGTTAGGTGCAGCATCATGCATATCAAAGTTTACAGATAAGTTATATCACTTACCTGGGTGTATATTCCCGGTAGCCCACTTTGTCCGCATGGTGTTGGGCCGTATGAAGTTATACCATGCAAATTGAACTTTCCGTTATTATCACGACACAGTAAAGGACCACCACTGTCACCCTGTATGATTAACAAGACacgtattttttaaataacaagtccaaaattttgttataaagcTACCATTATGTCACACTGCTTACGTCACATGTGTCTTTGCCAGGATGTCCTCCAGCACAGAATTTTGTAGAATTTGCTTTCACTATAATGTTATTATATTCTCctgaatttttttcttctgtTATTGACGTACACAATACTCGAGGTAGAACGGAAACTTCTAATTCTTGAAGGACCTTGATTTTTGGTTCTTGGTCGTTGTTgttttctaaaatataaaattgaaagtatatttaacatattaaaaatgcgTTCTAATTCATATTATGTAGTAATAGCCTTCAGGTATTATTTCCATTTTATCAATGACTATTTATGTTATAATGTACCATCATAGACGCCCATTCAATAACATCATTATATTCCTAATGCATGTCGTTGCAAAAAGCGGTGATATTTGCAGCCAACAAAAAGCATACCTGTTTTCCCCCAACCTAAGACAACACATTTTTTCCCAGTAAATGCTGATTCCATTGATATAGTATTTGTCGCATCAGTTGGAATTCCTTGGTCTGGTAAACATGCTGGCGATAtgtgtttattgaatattacagGGTTTTTGAGCtgaaaaaagtttttataatattggaatGATTTGCAAAATCGCATATATTAATGTCGtttcttttcaaataaattccACTCAGGTCCTACTAATTATGGTCTGTATTGACATACAATATTTAATACAGTTTCATCTATACTATTTTATGACTTAATACTAACTCATTGCCTGACCACTAATTTAAATCACATCACAACTATAAACTTTAAATATGTCGTACCTTCAGTAATGCAATATCATGGTCGTAGTTGACAGCATTAAATTTTTTGTGTCTTCTGATGGAAGCGATGTTAGACATCCTTTGATTTCCACTGAATGTGGTAATGTTATGTTCTCCGAGAATTACTTTGTACCTTTCTGGTTCATTAGGactagaataaataaattatttggcACACAGTTGTATTCAAATTATGTAGGTGTATTTGAATACGAACttattaaactaaaaaaaaaaacgtattccATACTCACAACGCAATACAATGTGCAGCAGTAACAATCCATTTGGAATTAATTAATGTTCCACCGCATATGTGTTTACCGTTTTGCGATAAATATATCATCCATGGCCAATTTTCTGCATTTTTGCCtcctaatataaaaaaatttttttttttttttcatgcaatcatttatatattttatagcaATTAGGCGAAGCttatataattcaaattattgacGTATGAAATTTAGAACCTAAAACTTACCTAGAATTCGTGCATTTTTGAGTCCCGAACGAAATTTTGACGatgaaaaatctaaaaaatgaGAATCTTTTTTATTGGAAAActgaatttgaaattaaattaccttatgggaaatttaatgtttattttatttttgcttgatTATGATCTACAAAGACAATTTCTATCCGAGGTTGGATACGTTTGAAGCGCGATAAATTGGACAAAATATTACCTTTATTTTTCACCCCACATTCACTGAATTTATTCAAAGAAACGGTCAAATCATCAGTCAGATTTTGGTAGTTTATATCTTCGGGAGGCTGATAAACGTTTCCAATCATTAGAAATCCAAAAAGCATGAGGACGGCGGCTGCAATTGTTGTCCCCGCTATAGAGGTAAAAATGGGAGATAGCACCGATAGAGTCATTATAAAGATTCTTATAGTTTACCTCACTGAAACGTTGAGTTAAGCTGATTTTCTATTGTATCTGTTAAAATTTCTTATGCTTGATGTATCTAATTTCTCGCTGTTTATACTACAGTTAGAAAGATCCCCATTGCgtcattgaatttatttcaaatccTTTGAAGTTATTAATACCTTTCCGCAACTATATGGTGACTCTTTGCACAAAATTCTAAAGATACTGCACAATATGGAAAACTAGTGTGAAATctagtaaaatatttcaaatcccgCTTGAAGCCCAAAAAATGCTATTTGTTCCATCAAGCGTATATTTTTGATCTACCAACGAAGTCTCGTtgcgaaaaaaaaacacattcattcagtttttttatttacaagAAGTCCTGCAATTTTGGTTGTAATTCAATTGTGACATACTGAATTAAAAAATAGATTGGACAAACACACGTTTCCCTAATGATCTCAAGTATCTGACGTCAGGTTCAATTTTCATTGAcgagaaaatttttttcaatttctgtaAGTTGAAGTCACACATATCGAAATTCTACAGTTTAAAATCTGGCTGgatcatttaaattttaaaaatattttatacgtAATATCAAAGCCTCTTCATAGCAAATAGCGTAACTCGTGATCAACCATATATTTCTGACTGTCTAATTTCAAGCACTAATTTTATCCTTAAAAGTATTAGTTTCgtacaatattttatacttGGGAGACAAATATACTCGGagtcatattgaaatattttgggaAAAAATCTCGAAATGTTCAAAAGTACAAAATTATATGGCATAACTAATTTTTCTCACATCGCACGTACTTTTTCTTTCAAAATGCTTTATATGAATGCGCAGCCCATAAACGCGATGTCACGAATACTTTAtagtttaaaccaggggtggccaacacgtcgatcgccacgcctcgagcagtcgatcgcgtctgatgttgagtgaatttaataacatacccccCAAAAATGCCTTGAACCAacctgttgtgtgttttaatACAGAAAGAATACAATACTGTACGTGCGCACAATAcgatatacatatacagtatttgagtctgggcaagtcCGATAGAACAATTTATTACgaaacaaatgcaagttttgcCGTTGCCAAGGTTCAAAAATGAAGTGCCGAATATAGCGTGGGTTGACTTACAAACGGTCACTACAATacctatagcagtggttcccaaactttttacagttgggacccactatttattatcACAGCTTATAGCGACCCAtttcgtgattttctacaatgtaatcttgtaattttatgataaatgaacacaaaagatctcttccaaaaaaaaaacaaagtgttattcttcaaaagaaaataaatctaaattctgtctaaatttcgagggaaacacggtaagaagtgctgtacagtgtacaaaacctgctatgcgtaaaaaagccacatggtcattctttgtgtagcaaattttgttCCTTtaagaatttaatttttttttttttgaagatttacgtattccagtcgccaccgatcctaataaccagtataattaatcaaagctccCATAGTATCTGAAGTGTATGATTTGAATGAATCCTAAATAAATGATGTAACATTTACTTACATTTTACTACGAGTTTTACATTGACAGAACCTTCGCATTACTAATAACACGTATACAAATTTTGATGGCATTTACAAGTTGGTAGTATGGATTGAAACGAATGtttataatattaacaataaaaaacTTTAAGAGGCCATAATTGGACTGCCGCAGCAAAGATGAACGTATAATTTGCCAGATTGTGAGTAATCAAAATACATTCCAAATATTTATGAGCGCATACCCGATAAAAAGGTACGCCTAGACTAGATAGAGGTTGGAGTTGCTGAAATTAATATCTATCAATTTATAAGGGTGTACCAGATTAAAATCTCTGATCTatttttgttgtaaaatgaCTGGCTGACGTAAAATAAAAGTGCCCTCTGTTGGAAAACGTCTGCATAACGTCATGTGCCAGACATCAATGAGGTCATTCTGGAAactgatattttattcaacatttcaaaaacattaatcaagaaacaaattatttgtaaaacGATGAACGTCTTCAATCACGAAACTCTTAATATTTAACAACCAAATACGGCACTAGAAGTTATCCTAATAAATCCTaaagagaattttttttgattaaCGAGTCTTTTTCTCTGGTAGTCTTTTTAATCAACAATCATCATAATATGTAGTTTTTGTCATAGTTATATATCGTTTATATTGAAGTCACTATGTAATAAATGATACCTAAAATTAGCATCGCcgattaataatattttttggttttcaagatttttgtgtatattaaatatatcgatatttttgttaatataaCTATCCTTTGATTTCTCCTCACCatcatttttttcttcaagAACAATTTCATGCTTCAACTCCAATAACATAGCAGGAAGAACAAAACTATCTGGTGGATACAAGTAAATAAGGCTGTCAAATTCTTCATATTCATCACAGGACTCAAATGATCTGCAAtaaataaagacaaaaatataataataaattcatGAACAGGTATTCGAATAATATGTAAATTTATCTgatttgatatatatacagATTTTATATGAGAAAAGCAtactttaattatttatttgtcatttgataaaatataacaaaattactAATTGGTACGAAACAGTAATTGAATTGTGCAAGCAAACAAGTGATACATTTCGCAGAAAGTAAACGGGGTGAGAGTAATTAGTTTAAAGTTATATCAATCGATAAATCTTACGTTTTATTGTCAGTTAtgattttttacttttactatTGCCAATTACAACAAATTTTATACGAAAAAATCACATTGATTAAATTTGCTCCAAATGAAATTCTAtcccatttttttaaatatcattgcAAATACtctgatttatatatatttgtattgaaaAGCTAAATCTGTCATGCAAAATAGTTGTTTGGTTACAGGACATATATTTTAAACATCAAATATTTATCTATATGGAAATTATACTTCAAATGTGAATGTTTTCAAAAACCCACTAATCATCTGAAGAACTATGAAATTGACCAGCAATTCATAGCTTGTGCGGTATCCTGATAGTATCCCGAATATATTGCTTACGACCCACCCACCTTTGGGCGAATATTCGAAACACTACGGTACCTCAGAAGAAGTGGAAATAATGTAGCAAAATAAATGTGTGAAATATTTACACCTTGTATCTGCTGCGAGCACCATTATTATACCACATTTTTAATTCAATCTTTTAGTTGAGGAGTAGTTTACTTACCATAAAACTACATAGATAGgaatttgtttctttatttttgccACTTcatcacatttcaatttttgccgacTACAATAAGAGCAGTCtgttttcagttttcaattcatctgaaaatttgtaaataattatacaataaacaacagtatagaaatacatttttgaatccaaaattaaaaaccCAGTGTAAATTTATTACATAGATAAGGTGGACAAAATCCCTTCAGTTTGAATGatgtaaacaatattttgataaGTTTTGAAGATTTACTCTTCTTCATTTAGATATACCTATAGTTTATTTAGACTAATTAACCAGATAGGAATGCTGACCACTAGGATAAAATATATGTTGAGCAGGAACAGTAGGGCATCCATTTCTTATCGTCTGTAGcttcaaaatattaataaaacaaatttccaGATTGATAATCATTGTTTGAGTCATTATGTGAACTTGCGGGTCATACTAccatcaataaaaaaataaataaataataaaaataattataaatccAAAAGCAACTTGTACCTAATATGCTACACATTGTCCAATGTCAGTTTACTAATTACTTACCATAAACTGTGGCACCAAGGTCAAGACCAAACTTTTTGGTTTCTATGACGATGTCACTTTCCACTTGGAATAAACTAGGAAAATTGATCACTGATTTATACATTGCATCATTGTGTTGACTGTCGTCATAATAGTTATAGAGAACTCCttgaaaaacaccaagatcgaGATGAATTTTCCACATAAAAAACTAGTtctaggatttacatatttatgaaatatttatagtCAGTCATGTATGGTGTGCAGCCTGCATGGGGTACAAAATATCACTAGTCCAAGAACTTTCTACGAATACCAGTATGTTACCACTGCTACCTTTTTTACGATCCTTTACACATTGGATGATTTTGCTGTGTTTacgacaaaaaattgaaaatcgaaTTTGTTCAAATTAGATAGTCATGTCATTTACTCCAGTCGGATGATTTTGTCGCCTCAAATCATCTATTTTATTAAATCTGGGTGCTTCAGTGGAAGATGCATACCTCGTAGTGTTTTGTAGCCTACTTCGTCGTATTTATATTATACCGCGGCCTCAGATAAGGTTTACCAAGTTGCGCGTTTAGCGTTTCGTGCTTCGGTTACACGGAATGCAAATATTGGTGATAATGACAGTACGTAAATATGCGAGTTCGACCCGCCTGtcgtaaaaaggaaaatatCCAGTTCGTACGTAACGggcatattgcaaaataaaaataactgatACTCGTTGTCAGACGTAACTTGATACAAGTTTTTGCATAACTTCACACAAACGGGACACAAGTGCAAAAATCAAGGTCTTCCTACAATTTTTAGAACATCTTC contains:
- the LOC144421958 gene encoding trypsin-like is translated as MYHLSFESCDEYEEFDSLIYLYPPDSFVLPAMLLELKHEIVLEEKNDDFSSSKFRSGLKNARILGGKNAENWPWMIYLSQNGKHICGGTLINSKWIVTAAHCIAFPNEPERYKVILGEHNITTFSGNQRMSNIASIRRHKKFNAVNYDHDIALLKLKNPVIFNKHISPACLPDQGIPTDATNTISMESAFTGKKCVVLGWGKTENNNDQEPKIKVLQELEVSVLPRVLCTSITEEKNSGEYNNIIVKANSTKFCAGGHPGKDTCDGDSGGPLLCRDNNGKFNLHGITSYGPTPCGQSGLPGIYTQVSGYRDWIDSNMK